Sequence from the Bacillota bacterium genome:
TGAAGGCCGCGCCGTGGCCGGGAGCGACGAGGTGGATCATCTCGTGAAGGAGGAGTTGGGCCAGCCTCTCGGGAAATTGCTGCAGGTATAACTGGGAGAGGCGGATGACCCCCCGCCGGTAGTAGCACTTGCCGGCCGTGGCTGTCATCCTCGAGGATAGTTCAAGGCGGGCCTTCAGGCGGCCGTCAAAGTATCGTTCGTTGAGGGAGTCAAAGGCTCTGCGGACGGTGGCCAGGTCCATTCGGCGGAGTGCCCCCCGGAGTGGAATGCGAAGATAAACGGCGACTGTCAATAATAATCTACATTGCGGTCGGTACGGTGAGCCCGGCATCGGGCATGAGGACCATCGCCAGCCGATCCGTGCCGAGCCGCTCGAGGGCCGCGGCGACGGCCTTCTCGGGGCTCGCCGCGGGTTCGAAGAGCAACTCCCGGGCCAAGCTCTCGGGCAGGGAAGAGTATAGGATGAAGTGGGCTCGCCGCATCAGCCGGGTGACCGCGTAAGCCTTGTGGCCACCGAGTTCGAAGTGCTCCCGGATGGCCGCCTCGATCCGTTCCGGCGACCGGTAGTTCGTCATCCAACGGTGGTACGTGTCGTTGCCGTGGCCCTCGGGACATTCAGCCAGGAGGATGACCACCCCGCCGGGGCGGGCCGCCAGGACGGCGTTGTCCATCGTCTTTTGCAGCTGGTAGACGTTGATATCCTTGGGGTGACCGCCGGCGCTGGCGACCACCAGGTCGGCCTGTCTCGCGAGGGGCACCCCGTAAACCTCCCGCACCAGCCGGCAGCCCGCCTCGTGGGCGGCCACCAGGTCGCCGGCGAAGACCCCCAGGAAGCGGCGGGCTTCGTCGAGGACCACGTTGACGAGGAAGTCCGGGGAACCCAGACGGGCCGCCTCCAGGAGGTCCTCGTGGACGGGGTTCCCGGCCAGCCGGCCGATCTCCGCCCCGGGCTCGAGCATCAGCCGGTGGTTGAACTGGATCGTCTGGTAGCCGGCGACCCCGGGGACCATCGCCTTGCGGCCCCCGCCGAAGCCGGCGAAGAAATGGTAGACGATGCCGCCGGTGAGGATGACCCGGTCGGCCTCGAGGACCCGCCGGTTGAGGTAGACCTCGTTGCCGCGGCTGGTCCGGCCGGCGTAGGCCAACCCGGCTTGATCCGTGGCGTCATGGTTGAACAGCCGGATCCGCCCGGCCGCCTTGCCGGCGATGGCCTTCACCTCGGCCTCGGTCAGGGCCCGGTGGGAGCCGGTGGCAAAGACCCCGAAGATATCCTGGTCCCGTACCCCGGCGCGGTTCAGCTCATCGAGGAGGACGGGCAGGAAGGTATCCGTGTTGGCCAGCCTGGTCGGATCGTTCAGGAGGACGCAGACGGAATCCCCGGGCCGAATGACCTCGGCCAGCGGCGGCGAAGCGATCGGCCGGCGCAGGGCGTCACGAATGGCCGCGGCCGGGTCGGTCAGGGGCGGCCGACCCCTCAGGCTGAGGGTGGCCAGGACCTCCCCGTCCGGGAGGGGGACTTCGATGGTGCCCTTGCCATACTTGAAGCAGACTCTCCTGGCCACCGGCCGGACCTCCTCACTACCCGACTTCTTGGTTCTTCTACTCTCCGAGGTGAACCCCTTGCTCGATCGACCCTGTTTGGTAAGAACCTTTGCCGGTAGCCCCTACGAACTCGGCCGGTTCGAGGCGGACCTGCTGCTCAGCCGGGATAGTCAGCGCAGCCGCTCCCTGCGGGAGGCCTGGCGGAAACTGACGGCGGCACCGGCCGGCCGGGAGCCGACCGCCCGGGCGCGCCTGGCCGAGGGTGAGGACGTCCTCGGCCTCGAGCCCGGCGTGGTGGCTTCGCTCTGGGCCCGCCGGACACGCCTCCCCGAGCAGGCCGGTTGCACCGTGTTTGCCGTCGCCCGCCGGAACGGCGGACGGGGCGTCCCCCGCCGCCTACTGCGAGGAGCTGGCGGTGGTGGTCTAGAGGCGGGTCCTGGGCGGCCGCGGCTTCAGGTCGGGGATGCCCTTCAGCCGCCAGTCGGGGATGAAGGCCTGGTCGGCCGAGGAGAGCTCCTGGGCGTAACCGTCCTCCAGCCCGGCGGCGAAGTAGTCCTCGAGGACCTGCGCGTACTCGCGGCGGGTCAGGCGACGGTTGATCTCCGGGTACTCGGCGGCCCGGTGGTACGGCGTATACTGGCTCATCAGGCTGACCTTGACGCCGGCCGGGGCGTGGTCGTGGATCCAGGCGAGGACCCGCTTGGTCGCCCCGAGGTGGCCCGGGATGACCAGGTGGCGGATGATCACACCCTGACGGGCCATCCCGGCTTCATCCAAGGTGAGCGGGCCGACCTGGCGAATCATCTCTTCGATGGCGGCCGTGGCGGCGGCGAAGTAGCCCGGCGCGGCCGAATACCGGCGG
This genomic interval carries:
- a CDS encoding SprT-like domain-containing protein, whose translation is MDLATVRRAFDSLNERYFDGRLKARLELSSRMTATAGKCYYRRGVIRLSQLYLQQFPERLAQLLLHEMIHLVAPGHGAAFKAQAKRCGVPPEGLRDFTYCRPFAPKRRSQWRYVYECPSCGRRFVKRRAGQWSCGRCSPRYDPRFKLQLKERHRV
- the larA gene encoding nickel-dependent lactate racemase, translating into MARRVCFKYGKGTIEVPLPDGEVLATLSLRGRPPLTDPAAAIRDALRRPIASPPLAEVIRPGDSVCVLLNDPTRLANTDTFLPVLLDELNRAGVRDQDIFGVFATGSHRALTEAEVKAIAGKAAGRIRLFNHDATDQAGLAYAGRTSRGNEVYLNRRVLEADRVILTGGIVYHFFAGFGGGRKAMVPGVAGYQTIQFNHRLMLEPGAEIGRLAGNPVHEDLLEAARLGSPDFLVNVVLDEARRFLGVFAGDLVAAHEAGCRLVREVYGVPLARQADLVVASAGGHPKDINVYQLQKTMDNAVLAARPGGVVILLAECPEGHGNDTYHRWMTNYRSPERIEAAIREHFELGGHKAYAVTRLMRRAHFILYSSLPESLARELLFEPAASPEKAVAAALERLGTDRLAMVLMPDAGLTVPTAM